Proteins encoded by one window of Synechococcus sp. MVIR-18-1:
- the wecB gene encoding non-hydrolyzing UDP-N-acetylglucosamine 2-epimerase, which yields MARLPRVTIVLGTRPEAIKLAPVIQEFRACKSLETRVVLTGQHREMVSQVMDLFGLSADLDLNLMTPRQTLTHVTCAALQGLRDDFQAFPPNLVLVQGDTTTAFAAALSAFYEQIPVGHVEAGLRTDNLLDPFPEEANRRLISQIAHLHFAPTKQSEANLQASGVVGRVLLTGNTVIDALLRMSERAPTLSDLSIDWDAQRVILATVHRRENWGERLKNIADGMLRVLDSHPDTVLLLPLHRNPTVREPLQELLGDHPRVVLTEPLDYDRLVAAMKGCTLLLTDSGGLQEEAPALGKPVLVLRETTERPEAVEAGTARLVGTDPTTIHREASLLLENSEAYNAMAKAVNPFGDGQASGRILEAALELLAS from the coding sequence ATGGCTCGCCTGCCACGCGTGACAATTGTCTTGGGCACGAGGCCTGAAGCCATCAAATTGGCGCCTGTGATCCAAGAATTCCGGGCCTGCAAGTCTCTCGAAACCCGAGTCGTACTGACAGGTCAGCACAGGGAGATGGTGTCTCAAGTCATGGATTTGTTTGGCCTGAGCGCTGATCTGGATCTCAATCTGATGACGCCACGGCAAACCCTCACACATGTGACCTGTGCGGCGCTGCAGGGCTTGCGTGATGACTTTCAAGCATTTCCTCCAAATCTCGTACTGGTTCAAGGAGACACAACCACGGCCTTTGCTGCTGCTCTCTCCGCCTTCTACGAACAAATCCCTGTTGGTCACGTCGAGGCCGGACTGCGTACGGACAATCTTCTTGATCCTTTCCCTGAGGAAGCCAACCGTCGCTTGATCTCGCAAATTGCCCATCTTCACTTTGCTCCCACTAAGCAATCAGAAGCAAACCTTCAAGCATCTGGGGTTGTTGGGCGCGTGCTGCTCACGGGCAACACCGTGATCGATGCCCTGTTGCGCATGTCTGAACGCGCTCCAACCTTGAGCGACTTAAGCATCGATTGGGACGCGCAAAGGGTGATTTTGGCCACCGTTCACCGCCGCGAGAATTGGGGTGAACGCCTCAAGAACATTGCGGATGGAATGCTGCGTGTCCTCGATAGCCATCCCGACACCGTGTTGCTGTTGCCCTTGCATCGCAACCCAACCGTGCGTGAGCCCCTCCAGGAATTACTGGGGGACCATCCACGTGTAGTGCTGACCGAGCCACTGGATTACGACCGCTTGGTCGCAGCCATGAAAGGCTGCACTCTTCTACTCACTGACTCCGGTGGGTTGCAAGAGGAAGCACCAGCTCTCGGGAAACCGGTTCTTGTTCTCCGTGAAACCACGGAACGCCCCGAAGCCGTTGAAGCTGGAACAGCCCGATTGGTGGGGACTGACCCAACAACGATTCACCGTGAAGCATCCCTGTTATTAGAGAACAGCGAGGCCTATAACGCCATGGCAAAAGCCGTGAATCCCTTTGGCGATGGCCAGGCGAGTGGAAGGATCCTCGAGGCTGCCCTTGAACTCTTGGCAAGCTGA
- a CDS encoding type IV pilus twitching motility protein PilT gives MSQPVFPPGLPARPTFTPSQSPSPASESLASQAPSLEQIVRVAHEQGHSDVHLGIGESPRFRARGEIICSDWPPTEPGEFQDWLGELLTPQQIDHFRQCKEFDGAHAFSFVRVRINLFDALQGAAMVLRLIPQKILSLNDLKLPPVLQDLCAYPKGLLLVTGPTGSGKSTTLAAMIDWINNNQSRHILTIEDPIEFVHQSRQSLIRQREVGRHTLQFHHALRAALREDPDVILVGEIRDKETLSTAMEAAQTGHLVFGTLHTNSAVKTVERVLGMYQPEEQESIRLSLAESLMGIISQGLIQSHGGKRAAYHDLMINTDACKDYIKKGALDDVEDIMQRSEFDGMMTANQSLQRLVESGQVEAEKAIAVSPRPNELTQALRGRS, from the coding sequence ATGAGTCAGCCCGTATTTCCTCCTGGTCTCCCAGCGCGGCCAACGTTCACACCATCTCAATCTCCTTCTCCAGCTTCAGAGTCATTGGCTTCACAAGCCCCGTCTTTAGAGCAGATCGTTCGTGTCGCTCACGAACAGGGGCATTCCGACGTTCATCTTGGAATCGGGGAGAGTCCAAGATTTCGAGCTCGAGGTGAGATTATTTGCTCCGATTGGCCTCCCACCGAACCCGGTGAGTTTCAGGACTGGCTTGGAGAATTACTGACTCCCCAACAGATCGACCACTTCAGACAGTGCAAAGAGTTCGATGGGGCTCATGCCTTTTCTTTTGTGAGGGTACGCATCAATTTGTTTGATGCTTTACAGGGTGCGGCGATGGTGTTGCGGCTCATTCCTCAAAAGATCCTGTCACTGAATGATCTAAAGCTGCCACCTGTGCTGCAAGATCTTTGTGCATATCCCAAAGGCTTGCTGCTTGTAACTGGCCCAACCGGTTCAGGTAAAAGCACTACGTTGGCAGCGATGATTGATTGGATTAACAACAATCAGAGTAGGCATATCCTTACCATTGAGGATCCCATCGAATTCGTGCATCAAAGCCGGCAATCTTTAATCCGACAGCGTGAGGTGGGGCGTCATACGCTCCAGTTTCATCATGCTTTGAGAGCAGCGCTGCGTGAAGATCCTGATGTGATTTTGGTTGGTGAAATACGTGACAAAGAAACGCTCAGTACCGCCATGGAAGCAGCTCAGACTGGACATCTTGTGTTTGGAACTTTGCATACAAACTCTGCGGTTAAAACCGTTGAACGTGTCCTTGGGATGTACCAACCTGAGGAGCAGGAAAGTATCCGTCTATCTTTGGCAGAATCACTGATGGGAATTATTTCACAAGGATTAATTCAAAGTCATGGCGGAAAACGTGCCGCCTATCATGACCTAATGATTAATACTGATGCCTGCAAGGATTACATTAAGAAAGGGGCGCTAGATGATGTCGAAGACATCATGCAGAGAAGCGAGTTTGATGGAATGATGACTGCCAACCAGTCATTGCAGCGTTTAGTTGAATCTGGGCAAGTCGAAGCTGAAAAGGCCATCGCCGTCAGTCCTCGTCCTAATGAACTGACTCAGGCGTTAAGAGGTAGGAGTTAA
- a CDS encoding chlorophyll a/b-binding protein yields MAPKTDLQAKVASEPIDPIELNAWKRGFTPQAEIWNGRLAMLGLSIGMATLLIVRMFNSAA; encoded by the coding sequence ATGGCTCCGAAAACCGATCTCCAAGCAAAAGTTGCGTCAGAGCCCATCGATCCCATCGAATTAAATGCTTGGAAGCGAGGATTTACTCCTCAAGCTGAAATTTGGAATGGACGCCTCGCCATGCTCGGACTATCCATCGGCATGGCAACACTCTTAATTGTCCGGATGTTTAACAGCGCAGCCTGA
- the tsaD gene encoding tRNA (adenosine(37)-N6)-threonylcarbamoyltransferase complex transferase subunit TsaD — MPTVLALETSCDESAAAVLRQEGDQLTVLSHGIASQVEEHAQWGGVVPEIASRRHVEALPNLVEHALKDAGLVAADLDAIAATVAPGLVGALMVGSITGRTLAALHQKPFLAVHHLEAHLASVFLADHPPHAPYLVLLVSGGHTELIRVDEVGAMERLGRSHDDAAGEAFDKVARLMGLGYPGGPAIQAIAVEGDAKRFRLPKGRVSKPGGGFYPYDFSFSGLKTAVLRHVEALRRESEDLPLADLAASFEQIVADVLVERSLRCCQEQGIDHLVMVGGVAANHRLRSQMQAVGQSKGVSVHIAPLAYCTDNAAMVAVAALRRLSNGVQPSSLELGVAARWPLEQALSLYGSKPPF; from the coding sequence ATGCCCACAGTGCTTGCCCTCGAAACAAGTTGTGACGAGTCAGCCGCGGCGGTGCTCCGTCAGGAGGGCGACCAGCTCACGGTGTTGTCCCATGGCATCGCCTCCCAGGTGGAAGAACATGCGCAATGGGGTGGGGTCGTTCCTGAGATTGCCTCGCGCCGGCATGTGGAAGCGCTCCCAAACCTCGTAGAACACGCTTTAAAAGACGCCGGTCTCGTTGCTGCCGACCTCGATGCCATCGCGGCGACCGTGGCACCTGGCCTGGTGGGAGCCCTCATGGTGGGCTCCATCACAGGGCGAACATTGGCCGCCCTCCATCAGAAACCTTTTCTCGCCGTGCACCATCTCGAGGCACACCTGGCATCCGTGTTCTTGGCAGATCACCCACCACATGCGCCCTATCTGGTGCTTCTCGTGAGTGGCGGGCACACCGAACTCATTCGGGTGGATGAAGTTGGAGCAATGGAACGCCTAGGACGCAGCCATGACGATGCGGCCGGCGAAGCTTTCGACAAAGTGGCTCGACTCATGGGCCTGGGCTACCCCGGCGGTCCTGCGATTCAGGCCATTGCCGTCGAGGGTGATGCCAAACGGTTTCGGTTACCAAAAGGACGCGTTTCCAAACCAGGAGGAGGCTTCTACCCCTATGACTTTTCATTCAGTGGGCTGAAAACTGCGGTGCTTCGACACGTGGAAGCGTTAAGGCGTGAGTCGGAGGATCTTCCTCTTGCTGATCTCGCGGCCAGCTTTGAACAGATCGTGGCCGATGTGTTGGTTGAGCGAAGCCTGCGCTGCTGCCAGGAGCAGGGGATTGATCACTTAGTGATGGTCGGGGGCGTTGCCGCCAACCATCGCCTGCGTTCCCAAATGCAAGCTGTTGGTCAATCAAAAGGGGTGTCCGTGCACATCGCCCCATTGGCCTATTGCACAGACAACGCAGCAATGGTTGCCGTAGCGGCATTGCGTCGACTCTCTAACGGCGTTCAACCCAGCTCTCTAGAGCTCGGAGTCGCAGCGCGGTGGCCATTAGAGCAAGCATTAAGCCTTTATGGCTCAAAGCCCCCCTTTTAA
- a CDS encoding Photosystem I reaction center subunit III, with protein sequence MRRLFALALSALLVFGFAPVAKADVAGLTPCAESARFQQRASAAATPQAKARFEMYSEAVCGEDGLPHLIVDGRWSHAGDFVLPGLMFLYITGCIGWAGREYLKGTRGTKEQYMKEIQIDVSLAFKSLLASATWPIAAFGELTSGKLLESDDKVTISPR encoded by the coding sequence ATGCGTCGTCTCTTCGCTCTTGCGCTCTCGGCCCTGCTGGTGTTCGGCTTTGCACCCGTCGCCAAGGCTGATGTAGCGGGTTTGACACCCTGCGCCGAAAGTGCCCGTTTTCAGCAGCGTGCAAGCGCTGCCGCCACACCTCAAGCTAAGGCTCGTTTCGAGATGTATAGCGAAGCCGTTTGCGGTGAAGATGGCTTGCCTCATTTGATCGTGGATGGCCGTTGGAGCCATGCCGGTGACTTCGTCCTTCCAGGCCTGATGTTCCTCTACATCACTGGCTGCATTGGCTGGGCAGGTCGTGAGTATCTCAAAGGCACTCGCGGTACCAAGGAGCAGTACATGAAAGAGATTCAAATCGATGTCTCTCTTGCCTTCAAGTCCTTGTTGGCATCCGCCACTTGGCCTATCGCTGCTTTTGGTGAGCTTACGAGCGGCAAATTGCTTGAAAGCGATGACAAGGTGACCATCTCTCCTCGCTGA
- the psaJ gene encoding photosystem I reaction center subunit IX, which yields MKKFLTTAPVVAAIWFTLTAGILIEWNRFFPDLLFHPMG from the coding sequence ATGAAGAAATTTCTTACTACTGCACCAGTCGTTGCCGCGATTTGGTTCACTCTCACCGCCGGAATCTTGATCGAGTGGAATCGTTTTTTCCCTGATCTCCTCTTCCACCCCATGGGCTGA
- the gmk gene encoding guanylate kinase, with amino-acid sequence MAPDRSIARPTVLTGPSGVGKGTLVARLRERHPEIWLSVSATTRAPRSGEIDGIHYFFHSKDRFNELVQSGGLLEWAEFAGNCYGTPRQPVSERLANGIPVLLEIELEGARQVRNSLPEAIQIFLAPPSVEELEKRIRGRGTEAEEAIQRRLKRAQEELAAQTEFDAVIVNDDLETALVALEKQMNLTIS; translated from the coding sequence ATGGCTCCTGATCGATCAATCGCCAGGCCCACGGTGCTCACCGGCCCAAGCGGCGTCGGTAAGGGCACCTTGGTCGCTCGCCTAAGAGAACGTCATCCAGAGATATGGCTCTCCGTGTCGGCCACTACGCGCGCTCCGCGCAGTGGAGAAATCGATGGAATTCACTATTTTTTTCACTCCAAAGATCGGTTTAACGAACTCGTTCAAAGCGGCGGTTTGCTGGAGTGGGCTGAATTCGCTGGAAACTGCTACGGCACACCTCGACAACCCGTCAGCGAACGCCTAGCCAATGGAATTCCCGTGCTGCTTGAAATTGAATTAGAGGGGGCAAGGCAGGTGAGAAACAGTTTGCCGGAAGCAATCCAAATTTTTCTTGCACCACCAAGCGTTGAAGAGCTTGAGAAACGAATTCGCGGCCGCGGAACCGAAGCAGAAGAGGCGATCCAGCGTCGTCTTAAGCGAGCACAAGAAGAGTTAGCAGCACAAACAGAATTTGATGCTGTAATCGTCAACGACGATCTTGAAACAGCTTTAGTCGCTTTAGAAAAGCAGATGAACCTGACCATCTCTTAA
- a CDS encoding NFACT family protein, which yields MASQSPQVMDLTSLRAVLADLRARLLPSRFEKAQQPDPQTLQLGFRTLRGMIWLELSWKAEVPRLVEISAPPKQGAGSTLAQQIQHGLRQLALTELCQEGFERVVHFQLAPRPGQAPQRTLVLELMGRHSNLLLLDDRQRITAIARQVRTHQSRVRPIGTGDLYSSPPALQGIAPRLDEPEQRWRERLELLPLSLEKAMRSAYQGISPVLARYLADEHEDAARARLATSVHELSEQEWQVLRQRWQCWLQALETDSFALQFDGPNSYRVWKPASAARSEGELLADLAKQGQPLSLRLGEYYATVLQRQELNRATQDLQKQLKQLRTREEALLADQRAGLEETGGADDLQQQGDALLCQVSPNRETIDRAQKLYGRARKLRRAIPALEERLQHHQSRLVLLEGSESFLEELIGADWDGMEARTKSLLDLREELDDLLAPKRLRRRRRQGSRRVDPQPLEIRSPAGLLIQVGRNHRQNDWISLRRARPGDLWFHAQECPGSHVVLKASAGFADDDDVTLAADMAAWFSRARGNRRVAVVRAPVEHLQRIAGAALGTVQHKEGEVVWAEPDRARQRLIAGKLLA from the coding sequence ATGGCCAGCCAAAGTCCGCAAGTGATGGATCTCACCAGCCTGAGGGCTGTGCTGGCGGATTTACGTGCCCGATTGCTGCCCAGCCGGTTTGAGAAAGCTCAACAGCCCGATCCTCAGACGCTTCAGCTCGGATTTCGCACCCTGCGAGGAATGATTTGGTTGGAACTGAGCTGGAAAGCAGAAGTTCCCCGACTGGTTGAAATCTCCGCGCCACCGAAGCAGGGTGCAGGAAGCACGCTGGCGCAACAGATTCAGCATGGACTCCGCCAACTCGCGCTGACAGAGCTGTGTCAGGAAGGGTTTGAACGGGTCGTGCACTTTCAGTTGGCACCTCGACCTGGACAGGCTCCCCAGCGCACCTTGGTGCTCGAACTCATGGGGCGTCACAGCAATTTGTTGTTGCTGGATGACCGGCAACGCATCACTGCGATCGCACGCCAGGTCCGCACGCACCAGTCGAGAGTGAGGCCGATTGGCACGGGTGATCTCTACAGCTCTCCTCCGGCCCTTCAAGGCATTGCTCCTCGGCTGGATGAGCCTGAGCAGCGCTGGAGAGAGCGCTTGGAACTGTTGCCGTTAAGCCTGGAAAAGGCGATGCGCAGTGCCTACCAGGGCATCAGTCCGGTGTTGGCGAGATATCTGGCTGACGAGCATGAAGACGCTGCCAGAGCGCGATTGGCGACCAGCGTTCATGAGCTGAGCGAGCAGGAGTGGCAGGTGTTGCGACAGCGTTGGCAGTGCTGGTTGCAGGCGCTTGAAACCGACAGCTTTGCTCTGCAATTTGATGGGCCCAATTCCTATCGCGTATGGAAGCCTGCGTCAGCAGCGAGGTCTGAAGGGGAGTTGTTGGCCGATCTTGCAAAACAGGGGCAGCCCCTCAGCCTGCGTTTGGGCGAGTACTACGCCACCGTTCTTCAACGTCAGGAGTTGAATCGTGCCACTCAGGATTTGCAAAAGCAGCTCAAGCAGTTAAGGACCCGTGAGGAGGCCCTGTTAGCCGACCAGAGAGCTGGCTTGGAGGAGACGGGCGGTGCCGATGACTTGCAACAACAGGGTGATGCGTTGTTGTGTCAGGTGAGTCCGAATCGGGAGACCATCGATCGCGCCCAGAAGCTATACGGCAGAGCGCGAAAACTTAGACGGGCTATCCCGGCGTTGGAAGAACGGCTGCAGCATCACCAAAGCCGGCTGGTGTTACTCGAGGGCAGTGAAAGCTTTCTCGAAGAGCTGATTGGTGCTGATTGGGATGGGATGGAGGCGCGTACAAAAAGCCTTTTAGACCTGCGAGAAGAGTTGGATGATCTGTTGGCTCCAAAACGGCTTCGCCGCCGCCGTCGTCAGGGATCGCGTCGCGTGGACCCTCAGCCCCTCGAGATCCGAAGCCCGGCGGGATTATTGATCCAAGTGGGCCGAAATCATCGTCAAAACGACTGGATCAGTCTTCGGCGGGCACGACCTGGTGACCTTTGGTTTCATGCCCAGGAATGTCCAGGAAGTCACGTGGTGTTGAAGGCATCGGCGGGCTTTGCAGATGACGACGACGTCACCCTTGCGGCTGACATGGCTGCATGGTTTAGCCGCGCGCGTGGAAATCGCCGGGTTGCTGTGGTCAGAGCCCCTGTGGAGCATCTCCAACGCATTGCTGGTGCAGCGCTTGGGACGGTGCAACACAAAGAGGGTGAGGTTGTCTGGGCCGAGCCAGATCGAGCAAGACAGCGACTGATCGCCGGCAAGCTCTTAGCCTGA
- the tatC gene encoding twin-arginine translocase subunit TatC — MSLVDHLEELRQRVFRSLIAIVLGALACLLAVKPLVRLLEEPAGSIRFLQLAPGEFLFVSFKVAGYAGLTLAIPYVLYQGLAFVLPGLTRNERRLIAPAVAGSAVLFFAGIAFSWWALIPAALGFLVSYGADVVEPIWSIERYLDFVLLLMLSTGLAFQLPVLQLLLGLFGLVRWKRMLSAWRWVVLIAALAGAVLTPSTDPITMSLLAGAISGLFFVGVALVAAVERFRPETPPGAPPPAAAG, encoded by the coding sequence ATGTCTTTGGTGGATCACCTGGAGGAGCTTCGTCAGCGTGTTTTTCGCAGCCTGATTGCGATTGTGCTCGGTGCTTTGGCATGCCTTCTCGCCGTGAAACCCCTGGTGAGGCTCTTGGAGGAACCAGCGGGATCGATTCGATTTCTTCAGTTGGCGCCTGGAGAATTCCTGTTCGTTTCGTTCAAGGTTGCCGGTTACGCAGGGCTCACCTTGGCGATTCCTTACGTTTTGTATCAAGGCTTGGCCTTCGTTTTGCCCGGTCTCACGCGGAATGAGCGTCGTCTCATCGCTCCCGCTGTGGCGGGTTCAGCAGTGCTGTTTTTCGCAGGAATTGCTTTTTCTTGGTGGGCACTCATCCCTGCGGCCCTTGGTTTCTTGGTGAGCTATGGGGCTGATGTGGTGGAGCCGATTTGGTCGATCGAGCGCTACCTCGATTTTGTGCTTCTGCTGATGCTCTCCACAGGACTGGCGTTTCAGTTGCCCGTTCTGCAGTTGTTGCTTGGGTTGTTTGGGTTGGTCCGTTGGAAGCGGATGCTCTCGGCCTGGCGTTGGGTCGTATTGATTGCTGCGCTGGCAGGCGCCGTGCTGACCCCATCCACTGATCCGATCACGATGTCGTTGCTAGCCGGTGCGATTTCAGGCTTGTTTTTTGTTGGCGTTGCTCTCGTTGCGGCCGTTGAACGGTTCAGACCAGAAACTCCTCCAGGCGCCCCTCCCCCTGCAGCTGCAGGCTGA
- a CDS encoding DUF3067 family protein, with protein sequence MIHSAVSVLVDPPIEQSIPPLTVDEVIDLLRERWQASYDMQLVVRRKRMYLQVMWAYLEQQSFPLNEEEYRTHLAQVLDVVNRLGQAGAVRSWLTDTRDRPRLGKALSLQLQGEGRLEEFLV encoded by the coding sequence ATGATCCACTCAGCCGTTTCCGTGCTTGTAGACCCACCCATCGAACAATCCATCCCTCCATTGACAGTCGATGAGGTGATCGATCTGCTGCGGGAGCGCTGGCAAGCCAGCTACGACATGCAACTCGTTGTAAGGCGCAAGCGGATGTATCTCCAGGTGATGTGGGCCTATCTGGAGCAGCAATCCTTTCCTTTAAACGAGGAGGAGTACCGCACCCATCTAGCCCAAGTCTTGGACGTGGTGAATCGGCTAGGTCAAGCAGGCGCCGTGCGTTCGTGGTTAACCGACACGCGAGACCGTCCCCGACTCGGGAAAGCCCTCAGCCTGCAGCTGCAGGGGGAGGGGCGCCTGGAGGAGTTTCTGGTCTGA
- the petC gene encoding cytochrome b6-f complex iron-sulfur subunit, which yields MTQIPASDVPGMGRRQFMNLLTFGSVTGVALGALYPVANYFIPPRAAGGGGGTTAKDELGNAVTASGWLSSHGEGDRSLVQGLKGDPTYLIVEGSDAIGSYGINAICTHLGCVVPWNSGANKFMCPCHGSQYDATGKVVRGPAPLSLALANVSVDNDNVFVSQWTETDFRTGEKPWWS from the coding sequence ATGACTCAGATCCCAGCCAGTGATGTGCCCGGTATGGGCCGTAGGCAGTTCATGAATCTGCTGACCTTCGGATCCGTCACAGGCGTGGCCCTGGGTGCGCTTTATCCGGTGGCGAATTACTTCATCCCGCCCAGAGCTGCCGGGGGTGGTGGTGGAACCACTGCCAAAGACGAGCTCGGTAATGCCGTTACGGCTAGCGGTTGGTTGAGTAGCCACGGAGAGGGTGATCGCAGTCTTGTCCAAGGCTTGAAAGGTGATCCCACCTACTTGATTGTTGAAGGCTCTGACGCGATTGGGAGCTACGGCATTAATGCCATTTGCACTCACCTGGGATGTGTCGTGCCCTGGAACAGTGGTGCTAACAAATTCATGTGCCCTTGCCACGGCAGTCAGTACGACGCCACAGGCAAGGTGGTTCGCGGCCCCGCACCTCTGTCTTTGGCGTTGGCCAATGTCAGCGTTGACAACGACAACGTGTTTGTCAGCCAATGGACTGAAACCGATTTCCGGACGGGCGAAAAGCCCTGGTGGTCCTGA
- the petA gene encoding cytochrome f: MRRLLSSTFAALIVGLAVFSAPAASWAYPFWAQQNYDSPREATGKIVCANCHLAQKLTQAEVPQSVLPDSVFKAVVKIPYDTGVQELGADGSQVPLQVGAVVMLPDGFTLAPQDRWTDEIKEETEGVYFSEYSDDQPNIILVGPIPGDEHQEIVFPVLAPDPATDSSISFGKYSIHVGGNRGRGQVYPTGEKSNNTVYTAPASGSVSSIEPGDNGASLVTVTSADGSEITETVPVGPALLVSVGDVVEAGAPITDDPNVGGFGQLDTEVVLQNPVRIYGMLAFFAAVALAQIMLVLKKRQIEKVQAAEGV, translated from the coding sequence ATGCGTCGCCTGCTCTCTTCCACTTTTGCCGCACTGATCGTCGGCCTTGCTGTCTTCAGTGCACCCGCTGCAAGTTGGGCCTATCCCTTCTGGGCACAACAAAATTACGATTCTCCCCGAGAGGCCACTGGCAAGATCGTTTGTGCGAACTGCCACCTGGCCCAAAAGCTCACTCAGGCAGAAGTTCCCCAGTCCGTGCTGCCTGACAGCGTCTTCAAGGCAGTTGTCAAGATCCCTTACGACACCGGCGTTCAAGAACTCGGTGCTGATGGCAGTCAGGTCCCCCTCCAAGTGGGGGCTGTTGTGATGCTTCCTGATGGTTTCACGCTGGCTCCTCAGGATCGCTGGACCGATGAGATCAAGGAAGAAACAGAGGGTGTTTATTTCAGCGAGTACAGCGATGACCAACCCAACATCATTTTGGTTGGTCCGATTCCTGGTGACGAGCATCAGGAGATTGTCTTCCCAGTGCTGGCCCCTGATCCTGCAACCGATAGCAGCATCAGTTTTGGTAAGTACTCCATCCACGTTGGTGGCAACCGCGGCCGCGGCCAGGTGTACCCAACCGGTGAAAAGAGCAACAACACCGTCTATACGGCGCCGGCCTCAGGCTCGGTTAGTTCCATTGAGCCTGGTGACAATGGGGCAAGCCTGGTCACCGTGACGTCTGCTGATGGTTCTGAAATCACAGAGACCGTTCCAGTGGGCCCCGCCCTTCTGGTCTCTGTTGGCGATGTCGTTGAAGCTGGTGCTCCAATCACTGACGATCCCAATGTTGGTGGATTCGGTCAGCTTGATACAGAAGTCGTTCTGCAAAATCCTGTTCGCATCTACGGCATGCTTGCGTTCTTCGCAGCAGTTGCTTTGGCTCAGATCATGCTGGTTCTGAAAAAGAGGCAGATTGAGAAGGTTCAAGCTGCAGAAGGCGTCTGA